In Stieleria varia, one genomic interval encodes:
- the hpt gene encoding hypoxanthine phosphoribosyltransferase, translated as MRTLLTEQELNEGVDRLAKEIDSHYGADRPLTLIAVMTGSLVLFADLIRRLSMPQRIGVIQAASYRGGMRSGELTVDAAMLIDVANRNVLLVDDIFDTGKTLDHLTVLIRDLGAKSVKSAVLLHKQREHVVDLRPDFAAFQIPDEFVVGYGLDYLDMYRNLPYLGVLEPAEIQATADQAAS; from the coding sequence ATGCGGACACTGTTGACCGAGCAGGAATTGAACGAGGGCGTCGATCGCCTTGCAAAGGAAATCGACTCGCATTACGGAGCCGACCGTCCGTTGACTTTGATAGCAGTCATGACGGGCAGCTTGGTCCTGTTTGCGGATTTGATTCGGCGGCTCTCCATGCCGCAGCGGATCGGCGTGATCCAAGCCGCCAGCTACCGCGGGGGGATGCGGTCGGGTGAATTGACGGTCGATGCAGCGATGTTGATCGACGTGGCCAACCGAAACGTCTTGCTCGTCGATGACATCTTTGACACCGGCAAGACGCTCGATCACTTGACCGTGTTGATCCGGGATTTGGGGGCAAAGAGCGTGAAGTCGGCTGTACTGCTGCACAAGCAACGTGAGCATGTGGTGGATCTGCGGCCCGATTTCGCAGCCTTTCAGATTCCCGATGAATTCGTGGTCGGCTACGGATTGGACTACTTGGACATGTACCGAAACTTGCCCTATCTCGGCGTCCTGGAGCCGGCCGAAATCCAAGCCACAGCGGACCAAGCGGCATCGTGA
- a CDS encoding family 16 glycoside hydrolase has translation MAALLISRTCHAERPNILFIYADDQNYKTLSCYPESPDWINTPNIDALAREGVRFERCYFGAWCMPSRASFLTGRLQHGVQTMRMEGTYPASTYDPQQCRFWPATFRENGYHTAQIGKWHTGVDTGNGRDWDHQIVWNRPGHPDNAGNYFANQIVTFNGVDREVDGYSTDNYTDWAIDYINGEHRDADKPWYLWLCYGAVHGPTTPAERHEGKLAGHEAELPADIFGPWPDKPQYLSNTSAWVKGDDGKAYRRKKQVRSSNFNTNTAGQSYDDWVQQTNECAMAIDEGVGRLIETLRKTGQLENTLVVYTADQGFALGEHGFNQKIAAYDATIASPMIIRHPQTIPQGKVCRHPVSAPDVVQLFCDVADVTVPWKMHGRDIRPLLKDPESQDWSMPVLMTHTGRKYGDDTVPIPNPSDEAMTIVGDVPWYALLRDGKYKYIRTFVEGEVEEVYDLHSDPEELVNLAVKPENKALLERLRALAIKELRRTDAKLVDSMPHTAAMLAQAKSASDEAFVSLFDGTTLDGWRHSGNWSVVDGSITRSGKGGSLVCETMMVPDDFELRFQWKVAEGSNSGVYYRPGQYEYQILDNSQHADGKNPRTSAASLYFCMQPSHDATRPVGQWNEGRIVCKGTVVQHWLNGEKVIDFDYADPKYQFHVDMLRQRGGELDRRGAKLSLQDHGDPVWYRDIQIRELSESDKLDRTPVQPATISPEILAAEKKKLDGIVARRQAAKQKN, from the coding sequence ATGGCCGCTCTGCTGATCAGCAGAACTTGTCATGCCGAGCGACCCAATATTCTGTTCATTTACGCCGACGACCAAAACTACAAGACTCTGTCGTGCTATCCGGAGTCGCCCGATTGGATCAACACCCCGAACATCGACGCGTTGGCTCGCGAAGGTGTTCGATTCGAGCGCTGTTACTTCGGCGCCTGGTGCATGCCTTCCCGCGCCAGTTTCCTGACGGGACGCTTGCAACACGGTGTTCAGACGATGCGAATGGAGGGCACCTATCCGGCCAGCACCTACGATCCACAGCAATGCCGATTTTGGCCGGCGACCTTTCGTGAGAACGGATACCACACCGCGCAGATCGGCAAGTGGCACACCGGCGTCGATACCGGCAACGGTCGCGACTGGGATCATCAGATCGTTTGGAATCGGCCAGGTCATCCCGACAACGCGGGCAACTACTTTGCCAACCAAATCGTGACCTTCAACGGTGTCGATCGAGAGGTGGACGGTTATTCGACCGACAACTACACCGACTGGGCGATCGACTACATCAATGGCGAACATCGTGACGCCGACAAACCGTGGTACCTCTGGCTTTGTTACGGCGCGGTCCACGGGCCGACGACACCGGCAGAGCGACACGAAGGAAAACTGGCGGGCCACGAAGCGGAGCTGCCAGCGGACATCTTTGGTCCTTGGCCGGACAAGCCACAGTATCTTTCCAACACGTCGGCTTGGGTCAAAGGCGACGACGGCAAAGCGTACCGACGAAAGAAGCAAGTACGCTCGAGCAATTTCAACACCAACACGGCCGGTCAGTCCTACGACGATTGGGTGCAGCAGACCAACGAATGCGCGATGGCGATCGATGAGGGCGTCGGACGCTTGATCGAAACGCTTCGCAAAACCGGCCAACTGGAAAACACGTTGGTCGTCTACACGGCCGATCAAGGATTCGCGTTGGGCGAGCACGGGTTCAATCAAAAGATCGCCGCCTACGATGCCACGATCGCGTCGCCGATGATCATTCGTCACCCGCAAACGATTCCTCAAGGCAAGGTCTGTCGTCATCCCGTTTCCGCCCCCGATGTGGTCCAGTTGTTTTGCGACGTCGCCGATGTCACGGTGCCTTGGAAAATGCACGGACGCGACATCCGTCCGCTGCTGAAAGATCCGGAGAGCCAGGACTGGAGCATGCCCGTGCTGATGACTCACACGGGTCGCAAATACGGCGACGATACGGTCCCCATCCCAAACCCGAGCGACGAAGCGATGACGATCGTAGGCGATGTGCCCTGGTACGCTTTGCTTCGCGACGGCAAATACAAATACATTCGCACGTTCGTCGAGGGCGAAGTTGAGGAAGTGTACGACTTGCACAGCGACCCCGAGGAACTGGTCAATTTGGCCGTCAAGCCTGAGAACAAAGCACTGCTGGAGCGACTGCGCGCCTTGGCGATCAAAGAACTGCGACGCACCGATGCAAAACTGGTCGATTCCATGCCGCACACGGCAGCCATGTTGGCACAGGCGAAATCCGCAAGCGATGAAGCGTTTGTCTCGCTTTTTGATGGCACGACGCTCGACGGATGGCGTCACAGCGGCAACTGGAGCGTGGTTGACGGCAGTATCACACGCAGTGGCAAGGGCGGCAGTCTTGTTTGCGAGACGATGATGGTGCCCGACGATTTCGAATTGCGATTTCAGTGGAAAGTCGCCGAGGGCAGTAACAGTGGTGTTTACTATCGTCCCGGCCAATACGAATACCAAATCCTGGACAATTCACAGCACGCAGATGGAAAGAACCCGCGGACCAGCGCCGCCTCGTTGTACTTTTGCATGCAGCCGTCCCACGATGCGACACGGCCGGTTGGTCAATGGAACGAGGGTCGAATCGTTTGCAAAGGCACCGTCGTCCAGCATTGGCTCAATGGCGAGAAAGTGATTGATTTCGACTACGCGGACCCCAAGTACCAATTTCATGTGGACATGCTACGGCAGCGTGGTGGCGAACTTGACCGACGGGGCGCAAAATTGAGCTTGCAGGACCACGGTGATCCAGTGTGGTACCGTGACATCCAAATTCGCGAGCTTTCGGAATCCGACAAGCTCGACCGCACCCCCGTCCAGCCCGCGACGATCTCCCCTGAAATCTTGGCCGCAGAAAAAAAGAAACTCGACGGCATCGTCGCCCGCCGTCAAGCGGCCAAACAAAAAAATTGA
- a CDS encoding asparagine synthase-related protein: MQTPSLPPASFQGQQPALIDRVVNLLDPAGNILLDTTQERAEQAVRDGDVAAIRQIGGQFAICQQSGKTVRMARSIGRPMRYFLAKRAEGPALIVAERMDEIHQQLKLEGLADQFQPSYTRMVPAHHLLELQLVGCPDPNPTLTRFFAPQRNRLPASIEAIGAAYIGKLAESIDRWLERLPDNEPIGVLFSGGIDSGSVLVVLDFLLRRRGQSSARVKAFTLAVDGNPSDSVQAAEFLKAVNLEMLLEVIQVPRDRVSWRDSIAVIEDYKPLDVQSATMALTLIREIRHRYPDWRYLIDGDGGDENLKDYPIEDNPELTIRSVLGNRMLYQEGWGVDAVKHSLVYSGGQSRGHIRTSAPATKFGFAGFSPYALPDVIEVAEAIPFVDLTDWDHERLYALKGDIVASGVKQITGVDMPVFPKRRFQQGAADQATFGELFPKDDHEYRDEFAKIMRSLDCSN, from the coding sequence ATGCAAACCCCCAGCCTCCCACCCGCATCCTTCCAAGGCCAGCAACCCGCCCTGATCGACCGAGTCGTCAATTTGCTCGATCCAGCGGGGAATATTCTGTTGGACACCACCCAAGAGCGAGCCGAGCAGGCAGTCCGCGATGGCGACGTCGCGGCCATTCGCCAGATCGGCGGCCAGTTTGCGATCTGCCAGCAGTCCGGAAAGACCGTGCGGATGGCCAGATCCATCGGCCGTCCCATGCGGTATTTTTTGGCCAAACGCGCCGAAGGCCCCGCGTTGATCGTGGCCGAACGCATGGACGAAATCCACCAACAACTGAAACTTGAGGGACTCGCGGACCAGTTCCAGCCCTCCTACACCCGAATGGTGCCCGCGCACCACTTGCTGGAACTCCAACTGGTGGGCTGCCCAGACCCCAATCCCACACTCACCCGGTTCTTTGCTCCCCAACGCAATCGCTTGCCCGCGTCAATCGAAGCCATCGGCGCTGCCTACATCGGTAAACTTGCCGAGTCGATCGACCGGTGGCTGGAACGCTTGCCCGACAACGAACCGATCGGTGTTCTCTTTTCTGGTGGCATCGACAGCGGCAGTGTGCTCGTTGTCTTGGATTTCTTGCTGCGTCGCCGCGGCCAGTCTTCCGCTCGTGTCAAAGCCTTCACGTTGGCGGTCGACGGCAATCCGAGCGACAGCGTTCAAGCCGCTGAGTTTCTCAAAGCGGTGAACTTGGAGATGCTGTTGGAAGTCATCCAGGTCCCACGCGACCGCGTTTCCTGGCGTGACTCGATCGCGGTGATCGAAGACTACAAACCGCTGGACGTTCAGTCCGCAACGATGGCACTGACGTTGATCCGCGAAATCCGCCACCGCTATCCCGACTGGCGCTACTTGATCGACGGCGACGGCGGTGACGAAAACTTGAAAGACTATCCCATCGAAGACAACCCAGAGCTGACCATCCGCAGCGTGCTGGGCAACCGCATGCTGTACCAGGAAGGCTGGGGAGTGGACGCGGTCAAGCATTCGCTGGTGTACAGCGGCGGGCAAAGTCGCGGGCACATTCGCACCAGCGCGCCGGCGACAAAGTTTGGCTTTGCCGGGTTCAGTCCTTACGCGTTGCCTGATGTGATCGAAGTCGCCGAGGCGATCCCGTTCGTGGACTTGACCGATTGGGACCACGAACGACTCTACGCACTCAAAGGCGATATCGTGGCAAGCGGCGTGAAGCAGATCACGGGCGTGGACATGCCAGTCTTTCCCAAACGCAGATTCCAACAAGGCGCCGCGGACCAAGCCACCTTCGGCGAACTCTTTCCCAAGGACGACCACGAGTACCGAGACGAATTCGCCAAAATCATGCGGTCACTCGACTGCTCGAATTGA
- a CDS encoding ThuA domain-containing protein, with product MSRIMLLPVFLMLLVCLPEARAADDTKTKIVLIAGQPSHPSGQHEFNAGCILLARALNEQSSLPVHVTVVHNGWPNDESVFENAKAVVIYSDGNDRHPTNGHEEKVDELAASGVGIMCMHYAVEVPPGDRGNYFKRWIGGHYEGGFSCNPHWTAPLAPNSDHPIANGVPGFPANDEWYYNMRWADPKTATDVLTSTPTREKINRYIHWTPAGEKELGNRQTLMWAVQRKDGGRGVGFTGGHWHRNWAIDDFRRVVLNAMIWTAGMEVPEGGVKSEPITEAQLNENLDEKRKMEHISLPSDADLNQPAAEPVEYRWPGKKP from the coding sequence GTGAGCCGTATCATGCTGCTGCCTGTATTCCTGATGCTGTTGGTTTGTTTGCCCGAGGCACGAGCCGCTGATGACACCAAAACAAAGATCGTTCTGATCGCCGGTCAGCCGAGCCATCCGTCGGGACAACACGAGTTCAATGCCGGATGCATCCTGCTGGCACGTGCATTGAATGAACAAAGTTCGCTGCCGGTGCATGTCACCGTCGTCCATAACGGATGGCCAAACGACGAATCGGTATTCGAGAACGCCAAAGCCGTCGTGATCTACTCCGACGGCAACGACCGCCATCCCACCAACGGCCACGAGGAAAAGGTGGATGAACTGGCGGCATCCGGCGTCGGCATCATGTGCATGCACTACGCCGTGGAAGTCCCGCCGGGGGATCGCGGCAACTACTTCAAACGCTGGATCGGCGGACACTACGAAGGTGGATTTTCATGCAATCCACACTGGACCGCGCCCTTGGCCCCCAACTCAGATCATCCGATCGCGAACGGCGTCCCCGGTTTCCCAGCTAATGACGAATGGTACTACAACATGAGATGGGCTGACCCCAAGACCGCGACCGATGTGCTGACGTCAACACCGACACGTGAGAAGATCAATCGATACATCCACTGGACGCCGGCGGGCGAAAAAGAACTGGGCAATCGTCAAACGTTGATGTGGGCGGTGCAACGCAAGGACGGCGGACGTGGAGTCGGATTCACCGGCGGTCACTGGCACCGCAACTGGGCCATCGACGATTTCCGCCGTGTCGTCTTGAACGCAATGATCTGGACCGCTGGCATGGAAGTCCCAGAGGGCGGCGTCAAATCCGAACCGATCACGGAAGCCCAATTGAACGAGAACTTGGACGAGAAACGAAAGATGGAGCACATCTCACTACCATCCGACGCCGACCTGAATCAACCCGCCGCCGAGCCGGTCGAGTACCGTTGGCCAGGCAAGAAACCCTAG
- a CDS encoding serine/threonine-protein kinase encodes MTVRNCPTALEYQHMLQGEVSARRLEELGEHLTECSDCSQLIERFPDDGELHRAVAQSTRFVDHDDAVRRAIENARSIFQDASFQGTSFLDAASDTLFDTVQQRSDATLTPNDSFAAYHFLSPPVLPDEIGRLGKYRILQVLGQGGMGVVFRANDPELERDVAMKVIFSGRPVSQALRQRFAREAKALASVEHDHVVPVYSVETAGETPLLTMKLLVGQTLADRLRGAASLDQAIVASIGQQLASALHAAHSAGVIHRDIKPGNIWIEESGNVKLIDFGLARTNDFDLTSAESMLGTPKYMSPEQANGQVVVEQSDLFSVGSVLYHCLTGKPPFEADSVIGVLRKIADGDYVDLGETNPCVDRELVEVVRTLLQVDPAERYATAADLNNALLSVQRRLGNADAIPQSDEAKSTLQTVSRHGTGGRSWQKLVLAMFAPLGLLVLAAMIFNIRFRDGETVVVTINGSDESLKIDVDRESFTIADPRDGKLIHVSVDKGRRQLRFEKDGFASVGTQYDLSTPEGRSINIRFQPKVGGSTTAGDTSHRAIAEWVVSVGGRVVLNNGGLTVDDIEQLPASISSIDAVYLTRLNLHDDDLRILAGIDLEVSLYLQELPIRGTCLESIAKITQLRELLVQSCQVSNSENLNYLAGNSSLESIAVDGPLGDDLARVAITMPQLKYISLPQGSTGESLKLLAGCVGITQLATYSSTDIVPADFAELTKLPNLAILEMSFVQLTDESVNAINQCDGLKQLIISELEGSGDRNISLVGQLQGIEALTIWHADLTGVDLSGFAEMANLRSLKLNYTGLGPTQLTALSERLPDCVIETENWSSATPSDRPTD; translated from the coding sequence ATGACTGTTCGCAATTGTCCGACCGCTCTGGAATATCAGCACATGCTGCAAGGTGAGGTATCTGCCCGCAGACTGGAGGAGCTGGGGGAACACCTGACCGAGTGCTCCGATTGTTCTCAATTGATTGAACGGTTTCCCGACGACGGAGAGCTGCACCGAGCGGTGGCTCAATCGACGCGGTTCGTTGACCACGACGACGCGGTGCGGCGAGCGATCGAAAACGCCCGATCCATTTTCCAAGACGCGAGTTTTCAAGGCACGAGTTTCCTCGACGCAGCGAGCGATACGTTGTTTGACACCGTCCAACAACGTTCTGACGCCACACTGACGCCGAACGATTCATTCGCCGCATACCACTTTCTGTCGCCTCCAGTGCTACCCGATGAAATCGGCCGTCTGGGCAAGTACCGGATTCTGCAAGTCCTCGGACAAGGCGGAATGGGAGTGGTCTTTCGAGCCAATGATCCCGAGTTAGAGCGAGACGTGGCGATGAAAGTGATCTTCAGCGGCAGGCCCGTCTCGCAAGCCCTACGGCAGAGATTTGCCCGGGAGGCGAAGGCCCTGGCGTCCGTTGAACATGATCACGTCGTTCCGGTTTACTCCGTTGAAACGGCGGGTGAGACGCCATTGTTGACGATGAAGCTACTCGTTGGGCAAACACTGGCGGACCGTCTGCGTGGTGCAGCGTCATTGGATCAAGCCATCGTGGCGAGCATCGGACAACAGTTGGCTAGTGCTCTGCATGCGGCCCACTCGGCTGGTGTGATCCATCGCGACATCAAACCGGGCAACATCTGGATCGAAGAATCCGGAAACGTAAAACTGATCGACTTTGGGCTCGCACGCACGAATGATTTTGACCTGACGTCGGCCGAAAGCATGTTGGGGACGCCGAAGTACATGTCGCCCGAGCAGGCGAATGGTCAGGTCGTCGTCGAGCAGAGTGATTTGTTTAGCGTCGGTAGCGTGTTGTATCACTGCTTGACAGGCAAACCACCGTTCGAGGCGGACAGCGTCATTGGCGTGCTCCGAAAGATTGCCGATGGCGACTACGTGGATTTGGGAGAGACCAATCCCTGTGTCGACCGCGAACTTGTCGAAGTGGTTCGCACGTTGTTGCAAGTCGATCCGGCGGAGCGATATGCGACGGCAGCGGATCTGAACAACGCCTTGCTGTCTGTGCAGAGACGACTTGGTAACGCAGATGCGATCCCCCAGTCGGATGAAGCGAAATCGACATTGCAGACCGTTAGCCGCCACGGCACGGGGGGACGTTCTTGGCAAAAGTTGGTGCTGGCGATGTTTGCCCCGTTGGGTCTGCTGGTGCTCGCCGCAATGATCTTTAACATTCGTTTTCGAGACGGCGAAACAGTTGTCGTCACGATCAACGGATCGGACGAGTCGCTGAAAATCGATGTCGACCGAGAGAGTTTTACCATTGCTGACCCACGCGACGGAAAACTCATTCATGTCAGTGTCGACAAGGGCCGACGACAGTTGCGGTTTGAGAAGGATGGGTTCGCGTCCGTTGGGACGCAATACGATCTCAGCACTCCAGAGGGCAGGTCGATCAACATCCGGTTTCAGCCAAAGGTTGGTGGCAGCACCACCGCCGGCGATACATCACACAGGGCCATCGCGGAGTGGGTCGTCTCCGTCGGCGGACGGGTCGTGCTCAACAATGGCGGACTGACGGTTGACGATATTGAGCAACTGCCAGCATCGATTTCATCCATCGATGCGGTTTATTTGACGAGATTGAATCTTCATGACGACGACCTGCGAATCCTCGCTGGCATCGATTTGGAGGTGAGTCTGTATTTGCAGGAGTTGCCGATACGCGGTACGTGCTTGGAATCGATCGCGAAGATAACGCAACTCCGGGAATTGCTGGTACAGAGTTGCCAAGTTTCCAATTCAGAGAATCTAAATTACTTGGCGGGAAACTCCAGTTTGGAATCCATCGCGGTGGACGGCCCCCTGGGTGATGACTTGGCCCGTGTTGCGATCACGATGCCCCAGCTAAAATACATCTCATTGCCGCAGGGATCGACGGGCGAATCGCTCAAGCTGCTTGCCGGCTGCGTGGGAATCACTCAACTAGCAACGTACAGCTCCACGGACATTGTGCCCGCTGATTTTGCAGAGCTGACGAAGTTGCCTAACTTGGCGATCTTGGAGATGAGTTTCGTCCAGTTGACGGACGAATCCGTCAACGCGATCAATCAGTGTGATGGGTTGAAGCAACTGATCATTTCGGAACTCGAGGGGAGCGGAGACCGGAACATCAGCTTGGTGGGGCAATTGCAAGGCATTGAGGCATTGACGATTTGGCATGCCGATTTGACCGGTGTGGACCTGTCCGGGTTTGCGGAAATGGCCAATCTGCGATCGCTGAAACTGAACTACACCGGGCTGGGACCAACACAATTGACCGCACTGTCCGAGCGTCTGCCCGATTGCGTGATCGAGACCGAAAACTGGAGTTCTGCGACGCCGTCCGATCGGCCTACTGACTAG
- a CDS encoding aminotransferase class I/II-fold pyridoxal phosphate-dependent enzyme: protein MDFHQFFGNESPPSDHYVSVLEHWAEHRPDSIAFGFTDVESTDDSLTYEKLWQEVRGLAGYLQGRCRVRRGDRVLLIYPPGLDFVVGFLACHAAGAVAVPAFPPRRNRKASRIRSIVVDAEAKWALTTTDVVERLSGHGWHEDLVGVQLLGTDDQTCRDQSRWRRPELSGDSLAVLQYTSGSTGTPKGVMLTQQNLIANSQLIMHGFQVEPDTIGCTWLPTYHDMGLVGGLLMPLYIGRTNMMMSPMTFLQRPARWLQAISKYKVTVSGGPNFAYQLCVDKISDEEMEGVDLSSLQIAFNGAEPIRVNTLDTFCERFAPYGFNRQAFLPCYGMAETTLIITGGPKETRPVVESFDGPQLDQRRVVHVDAQQAGTQQTGVRSLVGCGRVLPNETVLIVDPDTCDVLQEDQIGEIWVQSPSVGVGYYQRASATQRTFHARTSAGEGPFLRTGDLGFMYDGQLYISGRLKDMIIVRGVNRYPQDIEETVERASSMVQAGAVGAFAMEHDGREQLAIVAETVRERNVDWDAHIQAIRRAVTSEHELPPDAVYLVRNSSVPKTSSGKIQRHACLHAVRDGDLKLTAKWVRWEESAGSRSAVAEGVGMPMMQAAAAGGQAAKLSEADVNPRVVAAVQYHVRAVAGERAQRLSLDTNIVLDLGLDSLERLEIARNLERTFGGRFPEQVLDEIETIGQTALAIERYLPPGGEARADALLDGSVVIESSTGTDTSGKRNGAVAPPRRVDVVEPEFSVEQFAEYRRLKTTMQQMAMTGVPNPYFTVHESIVRDTTVIDGKELISFASYNYLGLSGHPAVTQAAADAVKKYGTSVSASRLVSGEKPIHGELERKIAEWIGVDNSILMVGGHATNETTIGHLVGPDDLIMHDALSHNSIVQGALLSGAKRRPFPHNDFESLDRTLTEVRSQYRRVLIIVEGVYSMDGDFSNVPAFAEVKKRHKAMLMVDEAHSFGTMGKTGRGMAEHFGMDARDVDIWMGTLSKSGASCGGYIAGSNALIELLRYTAPGFVFSVGMPPAQVAAALAAIQTLEAEPDRVERLRERSHLFLTLCQEAGLDTGDSCGTPVIPVITGNSMVALRLSNRLKADGINVQPILYPAVDESAARLRFFMTCEHSEEQIRFTVERTAAHMADLGFQKTLA from the coding sequence GTGGATTTTCACCAGTTTTTCGGCAACGAGTCACCACCGAGTGACCATTACGTCTCCGTTCTCGAGCATTGGGCGGAGCATCGTCCTGATTCGATTGCGTTCGGGTTCACCGACGTGGAGTCGACGGATGACTCGTTGACTTACGAGAAGTTGTGGCAAGAGGTCCGTGGCTTGGCGGGTTATCTGCAGGGACGATGCCGGGTCCGCCGCGGCGACCGCGTGTTGTTGATCTACCCGCCGGGATTGGATTTTGTCGTTGGTTTCTTGGCGTGTCACGCGGCCGGTGCCGTTGCGGTTCCCGCGTTTCCACCGCGACGCAATCGCAAGGCGTCCCGGATTCGTTCGATCGTGGTGGATGCGGAAGCCAAATGGGCGTTGACGACGACGGACGTGGTGGAGCGTTTGTCGGGACATGGTTGGCACGAGGATTTGGTCGGCGTTCAGTTGTTGGGCACCGACGATCAGACTTGCCGAGACCAGTCGCGTTGGAGACGGCCGGAGCTGAGTGGCGATTCGCTGGCCGTGTTGCAGTACACATCGGGTTCCACGGGAACGCCCAAGGGAGTGATGCTGACCCAGCAGAACTTGATCGCCAACAGCCAACTGATCATGCACGGTTTTCAAGTCGAACCGGATACGATCGGATGCACGTGGTTGCCCACGTATCACGACATGGGGTTGGTCGGCGGTTTGTTGATGCCGCTGTACATCGGACGGACGAACATGATGATGAGTCCGATGACTTTCCTGCAACGTCCGGCGCGATGGTTGCAAGCGATCTCGAAATACAAAGTCACTGTCAGCGGCGGCCCCAACTTTGCCTATCAGCTTTGCGTCGACAAGATCAGCGACGAAGAAATGGAGGGCGTCGATCTGTCATCCTTGCAGATTGCGTTCAACGGTGCCGAGCCGATTCGCGTCAACACCTTGGACACGTTCTGTGAGCGATTTGCTCCCTACGGATTCAATCGGCAAGCGTTCTTGCCATGTTACGGGATGGCCGAGACGACTCTGATCATCACCGGCGGTCCAAAGGAAACGCGTCCCGTGGTCGAGTCGTTTGACGGACCGCAACTGGACCAAAGACGTGTCGTACACGTCGATGCACAGCAAGCCGGTACACAACAAACCGGTGTGCGATCGCTGGTGGGCTGCGGTCGTGTCTTACCGAACGAAACGGTGTTGATCGTCGATCCGGATACGTGCGACGTTTTGCAAGAGGATCAGATCGGAGAGATTTGGGTTCAAAGTCCATCCGTCGGCGTGGGGTACTACCAGCGGGCCAGTGCGACTCAGCGCACGTTCCACGCCAGGACGTCCGCCGGCGAGGGGCCGTTCTTGCGCACCGGCGACTTGGGTTTCATGTACGACGGGCAACTGTACATCTCCGGTCGGTTGAAGGACATGATCATCGTCCGTGGTGTGAATCGTTACCCGCAGGACATCGAAGAGACCGTCGAGCGTGCCAGCAGCATGGTGCAAGCCGGTGCGGTCGGTGCGTTTGCAATGGAGCATGACGGTCGCGAACAACTCGCGATCGTTGCCGAAACGGTCCGTGAGCGAAACGTCGACTGGGACGCACACATTCAAGCCATCCGGCGCGCGGTCACCAGTGAACACGAACTGCCGCCCGATGCGGTCTATCTCGTTCGCAATAGCAGCGTCCCCAAGACCAGCAGCGGCAAGATCCAGCGTCACGCATGCTTGCACGCGGTTCGCGATGGCGACTTGAAATTGACGGCCAAGTGGGTGCGTTGGGAAGAATCCGCGGGTTCACGCTCTGCGGTGGCTGAGGGTGTCGGCATGCCGATGATGCAAGCCGCCGCCGCAGGAGGTCAAGCCGCAAAGCTCTCCGAAGCCGACGTGAATCCACGCGTCGTCGCTGCGGTTCAATACCACGTCCGCGCCGTGGCCGGTGAACGCGCCCAACGCCTGAGCTTGGACACCAACATCGTGTTGGACTTGGGGCTGGATTCACTGGAACGGCTAGAGATCGCACGGAATCTGGAGCGAACCTTCGGCGGACGTTTTCCCGAACAAGTCTTGGATGAGATCGAAACGATCGGCCAAACCGCGCTTGCCATCGAACGTTACTTGCCGCCTGGAGGCGAAGCCCGCGCTGATGCGTTGTTGGACGGATCCGTGGTCATTGAGAGTTCCACGGGAACGGACACAAGTGGCAAGCGAAACGGCGCCGTCGCGCCGCCACGGCGGGTCGATGTGGTCGAGCCGGAATTCAGTGTCGAACAGTTCGCCGAGTACCGTCGTTTGAAAACAACGATGCAACAGATGGCGATGACTGGTGTCCCGAACCCCTATTTTACCGTCCACGAATCCATCGTCCGCGACACCACCGTGATCGATGGCAAAGAACTCATCAGCTTTGCCAGTTACAACTATTTGGGGTTGAGCGGTCATCCGGCGGTCACTCAAGCGGCTGCGGACGCGGTGAAGAAATACGGCACGAGTGTGTCAGCCAGTCGGTTGGTTTCCGGTGAAAAACCGATTCACGGTGAGTTGGAGCGAAAGATCGCCGAGTGGATCGGCGTGGACAATTCGATCTTGATGGTCGGTGGTCACGCGACCAACGAAACCACGATCGGGCATCTGGTCGGACCGGACGACTTGATCATGCACGACGCGTTGTCCCACAACAGCATTGTGCAGGGGGCGTTGTTGTCCGGTGCCAAACGTCGCCCGTTCCCGCACAATGATTTTGAATCGCTCGATCGCACCTTGACTGAAGTGCGTTCCCAGTACCGTCGCGTGTTGATCATCGTCGAAGGCGTTTACAGCATGGACGGCGATTTTTCCAATGTGCCCGCGTTTGCCGAAGTCAAAAAACGCCACAAGGCGATGTTGATGGTGGACGAGGCCCATAGTTTTGGAACGATGGGCAAGACCGGCCGAGGCATGGCTGAACACTTCGGGATGGACGCTCGGGATGTCGACATCTGGATGGGCACGTTGAGCAAATCCGGTGCGTCGTGTGGTGGATACATCGCAGGCAGCAACGCGTTGATCGAATTGCTGCGGTACACCGCCCCCGGGTTCGTTTTCAGTGTCGGCATGCCGCCGGCTCAAGTCGCAGCGGCGTTGGCGGCGATTCAGACGTTGGAGGCCGAACCGGATCGCGTGGAGCGACTGAGGGAACGAAGCCATCTGTTCCTGACGTTGTGCCAGGAAGCCGGATTGGACACGGGAGACAGTTGCGGCACGCCGGTGATCCCGGTGATCACGGGCAACTCGATGGTCGCATTGAGGCTGTCCAACCGATTGAAGGCCGACGGGATCAACGTTCAGCCGATCCTGTATCCGGCCGTGGACGAATCTGCGGCCCGGTTGAGATTCTTTATGACCTGTGAGCACTCCGAAGAGCAAATCCGATTCACGGTCGAGCGGACGGCCGCCCACATGGCCGATTTGGGATTTCAGAAAACGCTCGCTTGA